The Mus caroli chromosome 9, CAROLI_EIJ_v1.1, whole genome shotgun sequence DNA window TAAGAGATAGAAGCCgcgcagtggtggcacacacctttaatccaagcactcaggaggcagaggcaggcagatttctgagttcgaggccagcctggactacagagtgagttccagggcagccagggctacacagagaaaccctgtctcaaaaaaacaaaacaaaacaaaacaaaaagatagaaaatgaaCTTGTAAACAAATGGCTAGAAGAGCTAACCATGGAGGCAGAGGCTATAGATCATCAGATAGGGCATTTGCCTGGTCTGCAAGAGCCTGGGTCATTAACTACAGTGGAGAGTgctctgaaagaaagagagactaaCTTTTGGAGAGTTACTTTAGATGACAAGTCAGGGAAGGGCTGCCTGAGGACGACCTTCCTCTGATGAAGCCACATTATGAACTATGAGGAGAGGCCAGTCCAGCAACAAAAATCACCAAATAGCAGGTGCCTGCCCTGTTGGGGGCTGGCGGTGGAATCCTACCTCTGGAAACATCAAGTACAGAGATCTGAAGACAGGGAAGTACTCTGTGCTGCAGTCAGTGACATGATGTCCATGGGGCTCTTAATGAGGGCATAGTGCTCTGCCAGCATGACAGAGGCAAGTGGGAACTCCCTCTACTCTACCACCCTGCCACACTGATTGCTTCCCAAGTGTGCAAGTGCTGGTACCACCCATAACCCTCTCACTGTCTCAATATGCTTTGCTTTTGCTGCAAGTAAGTATATAATATGGATAGGTGTTTGCATCACATTGTTCTCTAGTAGACCTTAAGCTTCTGCTGGGATATGTGTCTTATTTACCTTTGTCATCTCTAGGAGCACAATGCTTTCCATGGTGGGCACAGCACAATGGTGATTgaagaaatttctttcttctcccctcccctcccctcccctcccctccccctctcctctcctttcccagtcCATGCTTAGAGTCTCTTTCCAACAAGCTTAAAATGGAACACCTCAGTCTATTTCCATTGTGTTTAAATCATAAGGCAAAGAAACCCAGAAACCTGAGGAAGAAGCTGTTTTCCTAAGATCTGTCTCTGCCGCTATAAAAAGGAAACTCAGGAACCTGATCTAGAATGGTGTTGCCTCATTAGTGAAGTGAATGGTGCCCCGCCCCCGAGATATCCTTACTTTCAACATCTGTACATGTGATTTATTTGGCAAAAGGATCGTTGCACGTGGGGTTAGAACTTAAATCTGGCGGTAATgggcagacagaagacagagaagggaaatgTCCTGTGAAGATGACAGTTACTGGAGACACAAGCCAGGGAATGCCTGGCGTCACCAGAAACTGGAAGACCCAAGGAAGCATCCTCCCTTAGatcctgggggggtggggggtgggtcgCTCGTGGCCGCCTGGACACTTCTATTTTAGATCTGTGGTCTCAAGAACTGAAAGAAGGAGTTCCTATTGTGAGCCACAACTAGGAAACCAACACTAACTTGCCTCTTATCGCTCAGATGTAATACCTTTCTGATTGCCATGACTAAACAGGCCAGGTCTTATAAAGCACTTAGCATATCCTATGTACCCAAAGGGGTGATGTCTGTTCTTCTGTGAATGAAAACTTGACAACAGAGTGGAAATGTCTGTGTTGTGATTGCCTGCTGAGTCCAAGTTCACACCTCATTTTTAACTGAAGCCTTGGCTTTCTGCAGCCTTCAGAGAAGACTTGGTTAGGGTTTGTGAAGGAAAAGAGCTCAGATTTCTAATGTGGGCTCCAAAAGTCAAAGTGGAGTTGAAGAGGCCAGAATTTGAAATGACAATAGGCTGAGCAGAAGGCAGCCTtgctctccccccactcccaagTCCCCACCCCTATTCACACATAAAGAAAGCTCTGGGTTCTGCATTGCCGGTTTTCATTAAGGGACTCTGGGGCTGGACATTCCTGAAAATTAAAGACCCACCATGAGTGAGCCTCCTGACATACTGGCCATCAAGATTCCTCATACTGAGCTCAGGCTTTCTGTGTTGTAAGAACAGTAAGTGCAcacgaggtgtgtgtgtgtgggggggggcaacCAGAGGCTAATGCTGCTAATCTCTGTCCCCTAGGATGACTGGCATGGTACTCGGAGTGGGTGCTGGCGTGTTCCTCCTCGCTCTGATCtgggtgctggtgctgctgctgtgtgtgctgtTATCCAGAGCCTCTGGGATAGCTAGGTAAGGCATTCTTTCCAGCCAGGAGTCCTAGGTAAAAGCAATTAGAGGCAAAAATCGCTGACGCTCATTAAACATTTAGAATTCAGAAGATCATTTTTGTAATTACTGGCAGTTTGAACGAGTTGCATTTTAACCTCTTATCATAAGCACTAACTGTGTTATTTATGCtctgaggcagaggtgggaggggaacGGAAGCGTGTTCTTCAGTTCTCACTGTGGAGAagatggagggtgggagggagaccAGAGCTGACAAGAAAATCCACCTTGACTGCTATTGAGTTCCTTGGGAGTTGTAGGTAGAAGTTTTGTCTAATTGTTCAGATTTATGGCACATGCTTGGTCCAATCCTTAAGGCTCTACCCTGGGCCCACAGACACTGACGTTTACAGTGAGTTGGCCTGGCCCTCTGTAGCAAGCCATAACCTAATCCCGGAGACACTTGAGATACACACTCTGTCAGAGTCATGTCAGTAATAAATGGAGAGCTACAGTATTTGTCGAAGTATTCTGGTCTGAAAGAACAAAGGTGTGTGGGCATGGGAGggatgtgtatgtctgtatgcatgaATAGACACTTTGTGCAGAAAACTATGACTTCCCATTGTTAAGAATTGGGAGTTACCAGGAATAAGTAGGAATATACCCTGCTGGCACCTATCTGAGGTGGAAGAATTAGTGAACCTTCAGGGACCGTGCCCCCAGGGACAAGCCAGCACAGGCTTGTCCAGTTAGAAGTCAGCACAGTTAGAACTAGACTGTCCGCAGTGCAATGCTTCTGATACTCAGGTCTCTTTGCTCCCAGGTTCTCCATCGTCTTTGTCTTCCTCGGAGCTCTGATCATTACTACAGTTCTATTGCTTTTCCCTCGAGCCAGTGAATTCCCAGCCCCAGAAGGAGAAATGAAGGTAAAGctatttggtttcattttgcCCCTAATCTCAGCCCTTCCACTCTACCCTGTGGCTGTTCAAACAACAATGGGGCTCCAAGGGAGCTGCCCAGGAAAAGGGTCTTATGAATCTCACCTGCAGGGTCACCAGGCAGTGATTTACCTGGTGGCCATCATTTGCCACTCTCATCAAGTTGAATGACTGCAGAGAGCCACTCCTTCcttagagacaggcagagagtTAGGAACTAGGAACTGGCTGGCTTAGGCTGTAAGTGTGGTGTTCCCCATTCCTGGTAGTATTGGTTCAGAGTCTCAGATCCTGGTCAGAATGGGAGTGTGTTCTCAGGGTGCTGAGTGACATGATTTTCCATCCTGAAGTTGACTTTTCCCACTGTGGTGTCAAGAGAATCATTTCCATCAAGAGCAGTGGGTAAGAGGAGTCTTTCCACGGGAAGCAGAAGGTGAAGTTACAGATGCGTTCTATGCTAATGACTGACGTCTTCATCCCTTAGACCACAGCTGCCAGCCCCTACTTCTGGAAATAGATTTGTATCAACTCTGTCATCACCCCATTTCTGCAGATCTCACTTGGTCTAGTTCATTCCTGACATGGGGCTCTGGTTCTACCATGTGTGGCTGGTCTCAGACCCACTGGCTCTTGCTAAGGGTACTGACCTGTCTGCCCCATTACATCTTCTTGTGGCATTCTGGTTCTTTCCAAtagctattttaattttgaagtaGAAGCCATGCTAATAGCTAGCATTCTCAAAGGATTACTGAATTCTGAGACCTGTGCTAAACATCTTGTTTACATTGTCTCACTGAAACCACACAGCAATCCTAAGTTAGGTACTATCGTTTTCTGGGAAAGAGGGTCAGGTGACCTGACCAGATTCACACTGTCCTGGAAAAAGCAGAGCAAGGATTTAAGCTGAGTTCTGTCCTCAGAATCTTCAAACATGCTGGGCACTGGTgcctatacctttaatcctagtgcttgggaggcagaaacaggtggatctctgagtttgaggtcagcttggtatatagagtgagttccaggacaggcagagctacacagagaaaccctgtctcaaaaaaaaatcacaccccccctcaccccccaaaaaTCATCACACTTGTTGGAACTCAATAGAATATCAAAGACGATTTTCCAGACCTGAGAGATTGTCAATTTGATATAGTCCACAAAAgttacataattttttaatgtaaaatgaaCACACACTTCCAGCTCTACGTAAGACTAATGACAGcgagaggaagaaaatgagctCTGGAAACTCTAAGGGAAATTATGCTTACCACAGATTCCAGGAGTTATTCCCATGGGTGTCAGGCTCTTCTCTGCAACTGGCCTACCCCAGTGTCTTTGTTTTTAGGAGAAAAGAGTGATACGCACTGCCATATTTGTAATTATCGCAGATGTGACTCCTAGAAAAGGCACAGAGCAAGCATCCTTTTccaaatcaatctctctcttctGTCACATGAGTTTCAGACTCAGGAGACAATCGGGCTTGAGCAAAATATGTTTGTCAGCATGGCCAGCAGAATCGGAGTTTTCCTTTTCAGGTTCTGAGAGCTGGCCCCTGCAGCAGCCTGGCTCAATAGTGTATCAATAATACATGGCCTGGGCCTTCTGCACCCAAGGCCTGCTAATTGGCTAATTAAAAAGTGAAACAGTCGAGCGAGCAAACATGTAGCCCGCGAGAGACTTGTTCAGTACCAGAGCCAAGGTCAAAGTTATGTTAAAGCTGTTTTATCAAACTGACCTTGGTTGTAAGTTGACtgttggggtagtctctggagcAGCTGGGGTGGCCACAGCCTTCTTCTTGATGTCTTTGGATCTCACCCTTACCACTGCTTAGATTATTCAGGTAGTTTGTGCATCTACACTGTattagctttctgttgctgctgtAACAAATTCCTGCTGGCATAATGGTTTCTACTGTAGATTTATTATCTACAGTTGTGTGAGTTAGCAGTCCATCACTAATCTCCCCAAGTTATATCCAAGGGTGGGCAGTGTTGTGCATCTTTCCAGCAGTTCTGGAAGAATGCCCACTTGCTGACTTCTTCCAGCTATAAAGGCCAGTGCCTGGCCCATGGCTTTTGTCTATGGCCATCTGCACAGCCAGCAGTGTGTCACCTCTCTGACTGTGTCCATCTCACATCTCTTTCCTGAACGTATTTTCTGCTGCTTCTTTcatcctgttttgtttcttgagacaaggtcttactgtgtagtagccttggctggtctgaaTTACAGTgaagatcctcccacctctgcctccagcaTGTCTTTAGCTTTTAAGGACTCTGTTAACATTGGGCCTCCCTGGATGGAATAATCCAAGCTAATTGGCctacttccaggtcacaatctTAACTCCACTTTGTCATGCAATCCATGAATTCACAGGCTCTAGGGATTAGGATCTCTGGGCCCTTCTTTAGACTGTGACCATTACTGTCAGGTATTTGGGAATCTCTCCAAGAAATGGCTTCTCATAGTTTCTGTGAAATAAGTTAGGCACTCATTTGGTTTACAATACCTGCTTTCCCTACCTATTTAAGCACCACTGCTTAGCTTTGGGGAGACAGAGCTCTGTTCCCTGGAAGTAGATAGCAGACATCTGGGCAGAGCCAATACCAGATACAGATTTTTGTCAACAAAGACCAGTAGAATTAGGGCTTCCCATATGACTGGTTACTAGGCAACCAACTGTATGATGGGGCAAGTTCCATACCCTTTTAGTGCTTTAATATCTTAGATAAGTGGCCACTTTCCCTCACTCCCTTGCAATTAGGGTTCAGAACTCTTCTGATGAAAGCTTCAGGGTCACCTCATTCTGAAAGCTACTCTTTCCCCTAAATTGAGCCATTTGTTTCCTGCTCCTTATCATTATTAGTTGTTgttgctcttcctcctcttagtTCTCctccttcaccaccaccacctcctcctctttttctgtgAAAACCTTGTATTTTCTGCTTAGGAAGCTGAAAGTTTTCTTATTGAAATGCAGAAGGAATCCAGAGCAGGATGCTACTTGAAGTTACAAAGAAACTCTGGGCACAGCCATCAGATATCATCAGGTTCACACAGGCAGGGCGCTGGAGTGGCAAACGATTccgttttgatgttttctttctttctccagattGTGGACACCTTTTTCATTGGCCGCTATGTCCTGCTGGCTTTCCTCAGTGCTGTCTTTCTTGGAggcctcttcctgcttctcactCATCATGTGCTGGAGCCAATCTATGCCAAACCACTGAGGTCCTGCTGAGCATAGTAACGGAAACACGGGACATGTTGACATCACGGATGAGCACAAAGGCAGTCTGGAACCTGACCACCTTCATGTCTTCAGACCAGAGGGATAACTATTTGTCACTAAGGCAAACCTCCTGAGCCCTGGCCTCCAGAAACTCAGTGGCAAAGCAGGGTCCATGGATGTAAATTGTCACCATCAAGACAGGTACAGCAGTCTTCTCGGAACCCACATGCAGGATGTCTGTCTGTTTTGAATGAACAGTAATCACAGTGATCCGCTTTGGGTAAATTGTTCAGTCAAGCTGTGAGTAGTAGATTTGGGGAAAAGGAGTTTTGGGCTTTGTTGTCCAACAGAAGAAGCCAGTCCTTTTTAATAACGTATAAATTATAAGTTCTCAGTTGAGTATTTGGAACCATTTGGAAGAGAGAAGCATTCAAACACAAATTTGCTTTAATGAGATAGTATGGAAGATGTATTAGGCAGCGGTTATTGACCATTCCTTATGTGCAGTTCCACAGAGCTCTGTAAAGACTGTGTGGCACTTGTCTGAATTCTAATAAAGCAATAAACAGCTACCAAAGGGCTTGCTCTTCAAGCCCCTGGCTACAGCTTTGTTATGTTTACATTTAGTGTTTGCTTAGAGATTAGAAGGGAGGTATGGAAATGTTAGCTGTCTTCCTGCCATGTATCTTGGGTCTTTTTCTCCCAAATTTGGTGGCCTCTGGGTGCCTTATTTAAGTATTGAGTATTTTGTATGAGTCCACTTTGGGctttggccttttcttttttcttttccttttgtcctACAGCAGTACTACAgattgagcccaggtccttgtACACATACTCATCCATCCTATCCCTCTACTTACATTGTGTCTTGAAGAACAATTGCTCTGtttcctaggctggcctggaactttctctgtagcccagacaggctCTAAACTTGCCATCCTGCCTTAgtttcccaagtagctgggattttAGGTCCGAGCCATCAGGCCTGGCTCTTTTTATCTTGTCaattggttagttggttgattCCAAGGTCTCACTAGGGACCCAGAGCTGATTTGAACTCTggctccttctgcctcaggtttcctgggtactgggattacagatgtgccccacatgtctgcctctgtgttttcATCTTGGAAATTTTCTCCAGAATTACCAAGGAATGTGTATTCTCAGCGTTGTTGTATAACTTCACATTTGTCTAACTTCCCAGATCAATTAAATTAGTCACTAACTGGGGTGGAGGGTCGAGTCTGGTTCTGCTTTGGAAATGCTACCTTGTGCTTCCAGAGCAATGTGAAGAAGAGTCTGAGAGCCAGGAGAACAAGCAGGAAAGGTGTTAGTGCCAGCTCGATGCCTGGGCTGTAGCAATTCCTTTGAGACTTAAGTTTTATagcaatttattattattgctcttaCTTTTAAGTAGAAAAATCTTGAAGTTTAAGGTGATGAACTCTCCCAGGCTTCTCACAGCAGCCAGTTGGCAAACCCAGATGTGGCAGAAAGAAGCCAGTCTCTCTCACAATAGGAGAAAACCTTCTATACCAGTGGATTCTCAACCCTTCTGATGCTGCAACCCCTTAATCCAGCTCCTTGTGTTGTGGTAaaccccaaccatgaaattattttcgttgctacttcataactgtaattttgttggttatgaattttaatgtaaatatctgatatacaggatatgtGATTTCCTACGTGCGTGAAGGGGTCATTCGACCcccaaagggtcacagcactcaGGTTGAGACCTGCTGCTCTAGGATTTGTGACCCCCTGGTTGGGAACTTGAGAGAGGTTAGGGCCACTTCTCTTTCCTATTGCTCCTTGATATTGTTGATGGAGTATAGAAAAGtccatttctgagttcaaggccagcctggtctacagagtaaattccaggacagccagtgctacacagagaaaccctgtcctgaaaccccaccctaccccaaaaaaaagaagaaagaaagaaggaaaaagaNNNNNNNNNNNNNNNNNNNNNNNNNNNNNNNNNNNNNNNNNNNNNNNNNNNNNNNagagagagagagagagagagagagagaaagaaagaaagaaagaaagaaagaaagaaagaaagaaagaaagaaagaaagaaaaagaaaagcccactTCTACCATGTCATTGGAGCTCAGCCTAATGACAAGGGGCTGAAACCAATGTCTACTGGGAGTCACTGCGCTGCAAGGGCCAGATACAGTTGCCTTCCACTTGAACTGGCTTCTTTATCTGCACAACTTGGGGAAAACTTTCCAGATGAACTGTCATTCAGAAACCTTCAAATGAAATTGATTCTTAGTCTGACCTAGGACTCAtggcaaagaaagagagaaatgttcTGAGAATGTAAGGGAGAGGGGAGCGTGTGGAAACTGTGAGGGAGGTGGGCAGTCTGGAGCTCAGGCTTATTCTCCTCGGTGCACAAAAGCTTCCAGGGACCTGTGAGCCTTCCTATAAAGTGGAGCACTTCCCAAGTGGAGCACCGACCCTGACAGGCACAGACTGCCATGTGCTTCCTCTCAAGAAGTGTTCTGGAAAGGGCCATATAGGTTCCTGACCACGAATCTGTCTTTCTCATTCCTGTGCAAAGGTATCCAACTAAAGACCAAAAGATACCAAAgtgttggggatgggggtgggggtggtgggtggggtggggagaggctcTGATCCCTGATCTAGCTCATAAATGATTTAGGGTTACCTAAATCAGAGGGATGAAGACAAAGCTTCAGAAGGAGGAATGTTACAGTAACAATCAAGGCCCATTCAGGGTGAACTGGTCAAAAGAATGGAATTTCTGGCCCGAGTAGGGACCTAACAGACTAGTTGGCCAGGTCAACCACCTGGCCAGGGGACCACACTAGGACAGCAGGCTCACTTTAGCTATACTTAAGAGTGGctggagggggctggtgagatggctcagtggttaagagcactgactgctcttccaaaggtcctgagttcaaatcctagcaaccacatggtggctcacaaccatctttaatgagatctgatgccctcttctggtgtgtctgaagacagctacagtgtacagtgtacttatatacataaaataaatcttaaaaaaaaaaaaaagagtggctgGACTAATTATCCTTTTAGTGAGATACCACACCTTTAGGAAGGTCTGCTTACCTTTCTAAATACTGACTCAGAAAGAggcaacttttatttatttttttctctttcttccagatGTTGGCCAGAACCTAAGCATGCTTTTTCTGATAGTTTGGGcttccttactctttctctaaAGCCACTGGCCTCCCTGCTATGTGGTGCCAGCTTCCAGTCCTGGATGAATGCTGGTACCACAAAGCTTTTCCTCCTCCAGGCAACTCCTGGGATCAACAGCCTGGcctggagtttttcttttaaattgtaatAAAGTTGTCCTtgagcttaaaaataaaaacctacaaaAGCAGGACTAAAGAGATGGATGGCTTGCCTGGtcttccaagggtcctgagttcaattcccagcaaccacatggtggctctcaaccatctgtaatgggatctgattccctcttctggtgtacatgAGGACAGAGCATTCAtagatatataattattaaataaatctttaaaacctaTAAAACCAAAATGGTCTATAAAGCCAGTAGCTAGTATCTGTGAGATTTTAGTTATCTACAGAGAGAGGAATTTTTGGTAAAAGTGAAAAAACTAAATATCTCCCCAGATATCATTGttatccaattttttttaattgatgtcaCAGGCTTATGTATTAAGAGCTGACTTTATAcaatgtacgtacacacacacacacacacactatatcaAGTATTTCATCTTGGTTTGCCTTCCACAGTTCTTATCTAGTATGGTGAGAGGAAATGATTACTTTCGTTTTTCATAGTCAAGGTAAtcaataacaagaacaacaaaagtgCAGAAGTGGAAGGCTAAACAAATGCCTGGAGACAGGGCTAGCTTAGGGTTATCCCTCAAACACCCACCCAGATCTTCTCAGGCTCCATCAGCCATTCTCTCAACAGGGCAGGTTGTACTGTTCATTCACTGTCCAGAAAGCATGGCGATTCTCCACTGTGTGAGAGAACAAATCCTTGGATAGCACTGCAGGATGGTGTCCTGGCAGGTTAGACCAGCAATACCCTCCCAGCTCCATTACGGTAGAATGTTTGTCCAGTCAGTTAAGCGATACTGTGTAATATTTTAGAAGTGTCTCAAACCAGCCAAGCATATTGAGTAATATTTTGATAAGCAACTTAAAAATTTCTCACTGGTAGTTGGGTAGAAAAGCTTGATTCCTTTCTGATCAGGGGTTTCAGAAAGTTAATGTTAAAATGCACCCGAGGGATTGTATCAGCGCACAGGCACTGAGAGCACAGTGCTTCCTCCACGTAAACAACACATCTGCACTTCAACACCGATGAGTGCCCAGTGGATGTGTGCTGCTGGAGAAAGGCACTGGAAGGATCAGGATGGAGGTATCCCAGGTATTCCAAGTGTTTTTATTCTAATACAGTGATGCGTTTCCTATTCTATTCTTCAAGACCTAACCTTTCCTATCAACTCAGTCCCATCGCTGAAGAAGCTAGGTGTTTCTATTTGATTCCCAGCGTGCAAAGAAACGTGCTGTTATTTCACAGATGGGAAACAGGCAGAGGAGAAAACGGGTTTGCAAGTTCACAGTAGTCGTGACTCTCAGACTTGAAGTGCCAGCACTAACTCctcttccattcattttcatcttGTACCTTAAAGATCAACTTTGCTTTCAAGCAACTCCTTAGTTTTCCACTGGTTAGCAGTTTGCActcactgtctctctcactcATATCTGTAAAGGTAAAAATTCTTTAGAACTACTAACACTGATAAGAACAAATGACAAATGTGTCAGTCCATCCTTTGGCTTAACCAGATGCGAgaattagatacagaaaataatCTGGAAACCTGTTGATTACCCTGAGTGGAATGTGACAGTTTAGGACTGGAAAAGACTTTTTATAGTTGATAGAACTGACCCTTTAACCCCATCCCCAAGCCTGGGAATAAGCATATATCATACGTGCAGACAAGACAGTCTTTATTACATGCAGCAAAGATGCCAGGTATTCTCAAAGCGTACTGTAAACGCTTATGTCATCGTGTATCAGATCTATTAAGTGGGTCTTGTTTGTGTCTCCATTTGATACAACAGGTACAGACTGGGGGAATTGTTCAACAAGGGGGATTCAGGAGTCAAGGTTGGAAGTGAGGTAGTTTGGCTCAGTGTTCAAGCTCCTAACACTTATACTATGTGTCTGTTAGGTACAAACAGGATTAAAGGGACCAGATTCAGGCAACACAGATCTACTTAAGAGAAACCCCTAGAAGTAGCTGTTGATTGTGGGGAGGAAGCCTGGAATTGGGCGGGAGTGGGGGACAAAGTAGTTAAAGTATACTTAAAGATGATGTCATTGATGAGCTCTGATTGGGGCACACTGTGCAGCAGCCAAAAGAGGGAGCATCCTCTTTAGAGTGATTTCTAAAAGGATGGTAAGGATGCTGCTGTACTCAGTGCTATGTGGCCACCCCTGTATGCGTGTTAGTCTTTGAGGATTTtgactcatgcacatgcacatgcgtgGTGGATGTGTATGCAGGTGGAGGCCATAAGTTAACCTCGGGTGTCATTGTCAGATGCCATCcatcttgatttttgtttgtcttagGTAAGTTCTCAccagcctggagcttgctatctGCCAGTTTCTGCCTCTCGAGCGCTGGATAATAACTTGCCCACATACTTTTCTTCTTCGAGCATGTTCTGGGGGTCAAACTCGGGTCTTCATGCTTAcccagcaagcattttacccactgagccagcgtcccagcactggggactcCGTTTTCCTATGCTTCTGACTGTAAGTTGGTCATGCCTGTTTTTCACTAATGATGCGTATTAATTTGCTATTGCTGCTGTAAAACATTACAAACTTCACATGGCACATGTATTATCTTACTGTCTCACAGGGCTAAGGACAATACTGTAGGAGAGATTCTAAGGGAggacctatttgcattcttttagcTTCTAGAAGTCCCTCACATTCCAGGGTTGATGAGCCCTTTCTGCATTCAGAAATCAGCAATGTAACATCTTCCACTGTTTTCTACCTCTGCCTGTCATTCATGAGAGCCTTGTAGTTATCCTGGGCTCAGTTGACAACCCATCTCAAGGTCCCGAAGTCTTGTTTATCATGTAACACAATATATTTATGGGTTCTAAGAATTAGGGTGTAGACAGCCTGGGGGGGGGAGGCATTACACCTTTTACAGGATATAGGGTTCCATTTCTCAGCTGTAAGGATGGCCTCCTTCCATCCCTAAACCTCCCTTATTCCCATAGCCTCGTGGACAAGGTCGGTTGCTTTGTCTAGGTCTCATGGCTCCCTGCAGCggccctccccaccctcagtcTGGTCCCACGTTTAGGTCCTTCCTCACTCCTTCAGTGAAGCCTCAAAATGCTCAGCTCTACAAGAGGCTCTTTCCCTTCCAGCTCCTTCCCACCTGCCGCTCCTCATACACACTAGCCCAGCGTCCCAGTGGGTCTCTAAAGGAGAAACACAAAGAGTTATTGCCTTTTAATTACACGTGCTATTGTAGCATCTATAAGGAAGAACATTTTAAGCTTAATTGAGACCAAATGTGAAgttaaattaaatgaataagtaaTTAAGGTAATGTTCCCG harbors:
- the Tmem218 gene encoding transmembrane protein 218, yielding MTGMVLGVGAGVFLLALIWVLVLLLCVLLSRASGIARFSIVFVFLGALIITTVLLLFPRASEFPAPEGEMKIVDTFFIGRYVLLAFLSAVFLGGLFLLLTHHVLEPIYAKPLRSC